From Mauremys mutica isolate MM-2020 ecotype Southern chromosome 15, ASM2049712v1, whole genome shotgun sequence, one genomic window encodes:
- the LOC123350066 gene encoding cytochrome P450 2G1-like: MELAGAITIFLGIYVSCLLVISAWRKQSRYKNLPPGPTPLPLIGNFLQMKVGETLKSLEKLSAKYGPVFTVYFGSKPIVVLCGHEAVKEALVDQAEEFSGRAHMPTVEKIFHGFGVIFANGERWRQLRRFSLTVLRNFGMGKKSIEQRIQEEAQFLLETFRNTKAEPFDPTFFLSRAVSNVICSIVFGDRFDYEDKEFLSLLQMMNESFREISTPWSQFYDMYASFLKYFPGPHMKIYYIVEDMRKFIERRVKQNQATLDASSPRDFIDCFLIQMEKEKQNPSSEFNTKNLELTTLSLFFAGTETVSSTLRYGFLLLMKHPGVLGKMHEEIDRVIGQSRVPAIEDRSQMPYTDAVIHEIQRFSDLIPMDVPHIVTRDTQFRGYTIPQGTEIYPVLSTVLRDPSKFKTPESFNPGNFLEETGRFRKNDAFVPFSSGKRICLGEALARMELFLFFTTILQSFTLKPLVAPEDIDTRPLESGFAKIPPFYQLCVVPR, from the exons ATGGAGCTGGCTGGAGCCATCACCATCTTCCTGGGCATCTACGTGTCCTGCCTCCTCGTCATCTCCGCCTGGAGGAAGCAGTCGCGCTACAAGAACCTGCCCCCCgggcccactcccctcccgctgATCGGGAACTTCCTGCAGATGAAGGTGGGAGAAACCCTGAAATCACTGGAGAAG CTGAGTGCGAAGTACGGCCCGGTGTTCACCGTCTATTTCGGGTCCAAGCCCATCGTGGTGCTGTGCGGGCACGAGGCGGTGAAGGAGGCGCTGGTGGACCAGGCCGAGGAGTTCAGCGGCAGAGCCCACATGCCGACCGTCGAGAAGATCTTCCACGGCTTTG GGGTGATTTTTGCCAACGGGGAGCGGTGGCGGCAGCTGCGCCGGTTCTCCCTCACCGTCCTGCGGAACTTCGGCATGGGGAAGAAAAGCATCGAGCAGCGGATCCAGGAGGAGGCCCAGTTCCTGCTGGAAACCTTTCGAAATACAAAAG CGGAACCTTTTGATCCGACCTTCTTCTTGAGCCGGGCCGTCTCCAACGTCATCTGCTCCATCGTCTTTGGCGACCGCTTTGACTACGAAGACAAAGAATTCCTGTCCTTGCTGCAGATGATGAACGAAAGCTTTAGGGAGATCAGCACCCCGTGGTCACAG ttctatgacatGTATGCGAGTTTCCTCAAATACTTCCCCGGCCCTCACATGAAGATCTACTACATAGTGGAAGACATGAGGAAATTTATTGAGAGGAGAGTGAAGCAGAACCAAGCAACGCTGGATGCCAGTTCCCCCCGGGATTTTATTGACTGCTTCCTGATCCAAATGGAAAAG GAAAAGCAAAACCCTTCCAGTGAATTTAACACCAAGAACTTGGAGCTCACCACGCTCAGCTTGTTCTTCGCCGGCACGGAGACCGTCAGCTCCACCCTGAGATACGGGTTCCTGCTCCTGATGAAACACCCGGGGGTCCTAG GGAAGATGCATGAGGAGATCGACCGGGTGATCGGCCAGAGCCGCGTCCCGGCCATCGAGGACCGGAGCCAGATGCCCTACACCGATGCCGTGATCCACGAGATCCAGCGGTTCAGCGACCTGATCCCCATGGACGTGCCCCACATCGTGACCCGGGACACCCAGTTCAGAGGCTACACCATCCCCCAG ggcaccGAGATCTACCCCGTGCTCAGCACCGTCCTGCGCGACCCCAGCAAGTTCAAAACCCCCGAAAGCTTCAACCCCGGGAACTTCCTGGAGGAGACGGGGCGGTTCCGGAAAAACGACGCCTTCGTGCCCTTTTCCTCAG GGAAGCGGATCTGCCTGGGCGAGGCGCTGGCTCGCATGGAGCTCTTCCTCTTCTTCACCACCATCCTGCAGAGCTTCACGCTGAAGCCCCTGGTGGCCCCGGAGGACATCGACACCAGGCCACTGGAGAGCGGCTTTGCCAAAATCCCCCCCTTCTACCAGCTCTGCGTGGTCCCTCGCTGA